One region of Terriglobia bacterium genomic DNA includes:
- the pstC gene encoding phosphate ABC transporter permease subunit PstC — MSAPVLGSSETLQVVPKSRLVFRENVFADRVFRGVILLCALAVLAMVGLIFFELVSQSRLSISKFGFKFLVKQIWDPVAEDFGALPFIYGTIVSSLVSLVIAVPLSVGTALFLTEICPLRIRAVLSLLVELLAAIPSVIYGLWGIFVLAPFVRVHVEPFLARYFGWTGLFEGPKYGWGMLAAGMIIAIMILPIIASITREVITAVPRVQREAALALGATKWEMLRIAVLRNARPGIFGAVILGLGRALGETMAVTMVIGNRPEIARSLFAPGYTLASAVANEFTEAVGNLYLSALMEMALILFVITLIVNALAGLLVWSIARGKPSRALA, encoded by the coding sequence ATGTCGGCTCCTGTTTTGGGCAGCTCGGAAACTTTGCAGGTTGTGCCTAAAAGCCGCCTGGTTTTCCGGGAAAACGTGTTTGCCGACCGGGTATTTCGCGGCGTTATCCTTCTCTGCGCGCTGGCTGTGCTGGCCATGGTGGGTCTTATCTTTTTTGAACTGGTCAGCCAGTCGCGCCTTTCCATATCTAAATTTGGGTTCAAGTTCCTGGTCAAGCAAATCTGGGATCCTGTTGCTGAAGATTTTGGCGCGTTGCCTTTCATTTACGGCACGATCGTTTCCTCATTGGTCAGTCTCGTAATCGCGGTCCCTCTCTCTGTTGGAACGGCGCTCTTTCTCACCGAGATCTGCCCGCTGCGCATTCGTGCGGTCCTCTCTTTGCTGGTTGAACTGCTTGCGGCGATTCCCAGCGTAATCTACGGACTCTGGGGCATCTTTGTTCTGGCCCCGTTTGTTCGCGTGCATGTGGAGCCATTTCTGGCCAGGTATTTCGGCTGGACAGGTTTGTTTGAAGGCCCGAAATACGGCTGGGGAATGCTTGCTGCCGGGATGATTATTGCCATTATGATCCTGCCCATCATTGCCTCCATTACCCGTGAGGTCATCACCGCCGTTCCGCGCGTGCAGCGCGAAGCCGCGTTGGCGCTGGGAGCTACAAAGTGGGAAATGCTGCGCATCGCCGTCCTGCGCAACGCTCGGCCAGGTATCTTCGGCGCGGTGATTCTGGGGCTTGGCCGTGCCCTGGGTGAAACCATGGCCGTAACCATGGTGATCGGCAACCGTCCGGAAATTGCGCGTTCCCTCTTCGCTCCCGGATACACGCTTGCCAGCGCGGTTGCCAATGAATTCACTGAGGCTGTTGGCAATTTGTATTTAAGCGCTCTGATGGAAATGGCGCTGATTTTATTTGTGATCACCCTCATTGTGAACGCTCTGGCCGGGTTGCTGGTATGGTCTATAGCCCGGGGAAAACCATCGAGGGCGCTTGCTTAA
- the pstS gene encoding phosphate ABC transporter substrate-binding protein PstS, with product MRFAMALAVVAAMLGVASAETDLTGAGATFPYPMYSKWFDEYHNQHSDIKINYQSIGSGGGIKQIQSGTVDFGASDGPMTDEQIAQTPAKVFHIPTVLGADVPMYNVTGVTGELKFTPDVLADLFLGKIKKWNDPRLAKANPGVKFPDEDIVIVHRSDGSGTTYIWTDYLSKVSSEWKDKVGKGTSVNWPVGLGGKGNEGVAGTVKQTEGSLGYVELIYAVSNKMPYGSVQNAAGSFVKASLDSVTAAAASVKDMPDDFRVSITNAPGKAAYPISSFTWLLVPAEWKDAGKEKAFVDFLNWMVDKGQTMTSALQYAPLPKNVAAKVKARIKEIKVTAKQSAKK from the coding sequence ATGAGATTTGCGATGGCATTGGCAGTAGTGGCCGCGATGCTCGGCGTGGCGAGCGCGGAAACGGATTTGACCGGTGCGGGCGCGACTTTCCCGTATCCCATGTATTCCAAGTGGTTTGATGAGTACCACAATCAACATTCTGACATCAAAATCAACTATCAATCCATTGGCAGCGGCGGCGGCATCAAGCAGATTCAGTCTGGGACCGTTGATTTCGGCGCCAGTGATGGCCCCATGACCGATGAACAGATTGCGCAAACTCCGGCCAAAGTTTTTCACATCCCAACCGTCCTTGGCGCTGACGTGCCTATGTACAACGTTACGGGTGTAACTGGCGAGCTCAAATTCACGCCGGACGTGCTGGCTGATCTGTTCCTCGGCAAAATTAAAAAGTGGAACGATCCCCGGCTGGCCAAAGCCAATCCTGGCGTCAAATTTCCCGATGAAGATATCGTCATCGTTCATCGCTCGGATGGCAGCGGAACAACTTACATCTGGACCGATTATTTGTCCAAGGTCAGCTCTGAGTGGAAGGACAAAGTCGGCAAAGGCACATCGGTAAACTGGCCAGTCGGTCTGGGCGGCAAGGGCAATGAAGGAGTTGCGGGAACCGTAAAACAAACCGAAGGAAGTCTCGGTTATGTTGAACTCATTTACGCCGTCTCCAACAAAATGCCTTACGGCAGCGTGCAAAATGCTGCTGGATCTTTCGTCAAGGCCAGCCTTGACTCAGTAACGGCGGCAGCCGCCTCGGTCAAAGACATGCCGGACGACTTCAGGGTCTCCATCACCAACGCGCCCGGCAAAGCTGCATACCCCATCAGCAGCTTTACCTGGCTCCTGGTTCCCGCGGAATGGAAGGATGCAGGCAAGGAAAAAGCTTTTGTGGACTTTCTAAACTGGATGGTCGACAAAGGACAGACCATGACGTCTGCGCTCCAGTACGCTCCATTGCCAAAGAATGTGGCCGCAAAAGTGAAAGCGCGGATCAAAGAAATCAAGGTAACTGCAAAACAGTCTGCAAAGAAATAA